Proteins encoded by one window of Cylindrospermum stagnale PCC 7417:
- a CDS encoding SDR family oxidoreductase yields MISLKNQIVLITGASSGIGAACAKIFAGAGAKLILAARRLERLQQLADELNQIFGGEIHLLQLDVRDRSAVESAISNLPPDWSEIDILINNAGLSRGLEKLHVGDFQDWEEMIDTNIKGLLYLSRYVVPGMLNRDRGHVINLGSIAGHQTYPGGNVYCATKAAVKAISEGLKQDLLGTPVRVTSVDPGMVETEFSEVRFHGDTERAERVYQGVTPLTPDDVADVIFFCATRSPHVNINQVVLMPVDQASATLVNRRI; encoded by the coding sequence ATGATTTCTTTAAAAAATCAAATCGTTTTGATTACTGGTGCAAGCAGTGGTATTGGTGCTGCTTGTGCCAAAATTTTTGCTGGTGCGGGTGCAAAGCTGATTTTGGCAGCGCGGCGGTTGGAACGTTTGCAGCAGTTAGCTGATGAACTGAATCAAATATTTGGCGGAGAAATTCATTTGTTACAGCTTGATGTGCGCGATCGCTCTGCTGTTGAATCTGCCATCTCTAATTTACCCCCTGACTGGTCGGAAATCGACATTTTGATTAACAACGCTGGTCTGAGTCGCGGTTTAGAAAAGTTACACGTTGGCGACTTTCAGGACTGGGAAGAAATGATTGATACGAATATCAAAGGCTTGCTGTACCTCAGTCGCTATGTTGTTCCGGGAATGCTTAATCGCGATCGCGGTCATGTGATCAATCTCGGTTCGATTGCTGGACATCAAACCTATCCCGGCGGTAACGTCTACTGTGCCACGAAAGCCGCAGTCAAAGCAATTTCTGAAGGTTTAAAACAAGATTTGTTGGGAACCCCTGTGCGGGTAACTTCCGTCGATCCTGGGATGGTGGAAACGGAATTTAGCGAAGTCCGTTTTCATGGTGATACTGAACGTGCAGAACGGGTTTATCAAGGCGTCACCCCCCTAACTCCCGATGATGTTGCTGATGTGATATTTTTCTGCGCCACGCGATCGCCTCATGTCAATATTAATCAAGTTGTGCTCATGCCAGTTGACCAAGCTAGCGCCACATTGGTGAATCGGCGAATATAA
- a CDS encoding DUF1295 domain-containing protein, with amino-acid sequence MQNMANTENPGVTVLTAINTAKALTIVCLVAFAFIFGIHDLRQVIYLCLHISYCLWWLLEQWFYPQRRQLFNQPALLIAFIFTLLYVGVFYAFPGYLAFTNPVPLSITEAAIALPLYTFGTLINAAADVQKLTSKQYSTGLVSDGIWRFSRNINYFGDLLRYLSFSVVAGSPWAYLLPGSILLLYLQRMSQKEQSMPGKYPNYPEYQQSSARLIPFIW; translated from the coding sequence ATGCAGAATATGGCAAACACTGAAAACCCTGGAGTGACAGTACTCACAGCAATTAACACAGCGAAAGCTCTGACAATTGTCTGCTTAGTGGCTTTTGCTTTCATCTTCGGTATCCATGACTTACGACAGGTAATTTATCTGTGTCTGCACATCAGCTATTGTCTCTGGTGGCTACTGGAACAGTGGTTTTATCCCCAGCGGCGACAATTATTTAATCAACCTGCGCTTTTGATTGCGTTCATCTTCACCCTGTTATATGTTGGTGTTTTTTACGCCTTTCCAGGATACCTAGCCTTTACCAACCCTGTCCCCCTCTCAATCACAGAGGCAGCTATCGCACTACCACTGTACACATTTGGCACGCTGATTAATGCCGCTGCCGATGTGCAAAAGTTAACCTCCAAGCAATACAGTACTGGGCTAGTAAGTGATGGAATCTGGAGATTTTCCCGCAACATCAATTACTTTGGTGATTTGCTCCGGTATCTGAGTTTTAGCGTGGTAGCTGGTTCACCCTGGGCTTATTTACTCCCCGGCTCAATCTTGCTTCTCTACCTCCAGCGCATGTCCCAGAAAGAACAGTCAATGCCCGGCAAGTACCCAAACTACCCTGAGTATCAACAATCTAGCGCCCGCTTGATTCCGTTTATTTGGTAA